In one window of Amblyomma americanum isolate KBUSLIRL-KWMA chromosome 9, ASM5285725v1, whole genome shotgun sequence DNA:
- the LOC144103463 gene encoding uncharacterized protein LOC144103463 — translation MPTQRRGTLPDKVFRRRRQETLIRNRHRSSPIQNRDEALSESCAVMFPKKILRANGALLVSLLLLVGCGVAIACNLMECRNRCRSVDAIWAECVRGVCTCSDEIEGMLDNHYYGP, via the exons ATGCCAACGCAAAGAAGAGGCACGCTGCCTGATAAAGTCTTTCGGAGGAGACGCCAAGAAACTCT tatAAGAAACAGACACCGCTCATCACCCATTCAAAACAGGGACGAGGCGCTGTCTGAATCCTGTGCGGTCATGTTCCCGAAGAAGATCCTACGAGCGAACGGTGCCCTCTTGGTTAGCCTCCTTCTGCTGGTAGGCTGTGGAGTGGCCATTGCCTGCAACTTGATGGAGTGCCGCAACCGATGCCGCAGTGTGGATGCCATCTGGGCCGAATGCGTTCGAGGAGTGTGCACCTGCAGTGATGAAATCGAAGGAATGCTTGACAATCATTACTATGGTCCTTGA